The DNA region CGCGACGGAGGCCAGCCAGTCCGCCGCGGCGCGCGCCGTCGCGTCGTCCCGTGCCGTCGCGCCTCGATCGAGCACGTCGCCGGGGACGAGCACGAGGTGCGGTCGGAACCCCGCCGCGATCGCGGGAATGCGGCGCCAGTTGAACGCGGAACGCGGCCAGTCCACGTCGCTGAAGACGAGCAGGCGCACCTCGCCCGTGCGCAGGCCCTCGGAAGGGACGCTCGCCCGCACCACGCGCAGGTCGCGCGGGTCTCGGCGGAGCCCCTTCCAGCCCGCCGCGCCGGCGGCGACCCCCACGGCCGCCCAGGCGGCGCGTCCCAGGAAAACGCGACGTCGCACCCGGGAAGGCTATCAGGGCACACGCGGTAGGATGCGCGGATGAACTACTTCTGCGTGGACATCGAGGCGTCGGGACCGGTCCCGCCGCTCTTCAACATGTTGTCGCTGGGGGCCACGGTCGTGCGCCCGGAGGGGGACCGGCACGCCGTCGGCGAGACCCTTTATCTCGAGCTCAAGCCGATCTTCCCCGGATTCGACGCCGACGCCATGCGCGTGTGCGGCCTGGACGCCGAGCGGCTTCGCCGCGAGGGCATGGAGCCGAAACTCGCGTTGGAACGACTGGCGCGCTGGGTCCAGGAGCATAACGCCGGCTCCGCCGATCGGCCCTGCTTCGTCGGCCACAACGCCGTGTTCGACTGGTCCCACGTCGCCTACTACTACGCGCACTTCGGCATGCCCAACCCGTTCGGCTACAAGGGGCTCGACACGAAAAGCCTCGCGATGGGGGTCTTGCGCGTCCCGTGGAACGAGACCTCCAAGGAGAACCTGGAGCGCGTGCTCCAGCTCCCGCCCCAGGATCCCGCGCAGATCCACCGGGCCGACTACGACGCGCACTACCAGGCGCTCATCCTCCAGGCGCTTCTCGACCGCAAGCCTTGACGGGCGGAAGGCCGGGGCGCTAGCCTTCCGGGTCCTTTATGGACGTTTTCCTCCCCACCCGCCTCGACCTCCACCCCGAGAGCTTCGTCGCGCCCGGCGCGACCGTCGTCGGGGACGTCGCGCTCGGCCCGAACAGCTCGGTCTGGTACGGCTGCGTGCTCCGCGGCGACCTCGAGCCGATCCGCGTCGGCGCGCGCACCAACATCCAGGACCTCACGCTCGTGCACGTCGACCGCGGCCTTTCGACCACGATCGGCGCGAACGTCACGATCGGACACCGCTGCGTGATCCACGGGTGCACGATCGGGGACGACGCCACGATCGGCATGGGCGCGGTCCTGCTGAGCGGGTGCCGGATCGGCCGCGGCGCGCTCGTCGCGGCCGGAGCGGTCGTGCGCGAGGGCTTCGAGGTCCCGGCCGGCGCGATCGCCGCGGGCGTTCCGGCGGTTCTGCGCGGGGAGGTGACCGACGCGCTCCGGCAGCGCTTCGCCCTCGGC from Candidatus Polarisedimenticolaceae bacterium includes:
- a CDS encoding exonuclease domain-containing protein, with product MNYFCVDIEASGPVPPLFNMLSLGATVVRPEGDRHAVGETLYLELKPIFPGFDADAMRVCGLDAERLRREGMEPKLALERLARWVQEHNAGSADRPCFVGHNAVFDWSHVAYYYAHFGMPNPFGYKGLDTKSLAMGVLRVPWNETSKENLERVLQLPPQDPAQIHRADYDAHYQALILQALLDRKP
- a CDS encoding gamma carbonic anhydrase family protein — protein: MDVFLPTRLDLHPESFVAPGATVVGDVALGPNSSVWYGCVLRGDLEPIRVGARTNIQDLTLVHVDRGLSTTIGANVTIGHRCVIHGCTIGDDATIGMGAVLLSGCRIGRGALVAAGAVVREGFEVPAGAIAAGVPAVLRGEVTDALRQRFALGVEGYVALAGEYRAGRLGGSR